Proteins encoded together in one Synechococcus sp. BL107 window:
- a CDS encoding acyltransferase — translation MESLIQNKQRHRRLFFDQIKAIMITLVIASHTVLLASLSSKGVGQLIKDAPLFEGFNLWFVWVCNTFFMNILFLISGYLLPQSIQKQGLKKFVKNRLIRLGIPLSLSIILINNILPIGGLLVPDSPAFDQVFTSLPLNRIGPQWFLLVLIIFNAMYCLWAWLRNTKFSINQNTPVPGWRSWLISAVILGIIEMGMSHFSNLWINLKETNLDGLGYQGMHLFTYGFLFAVGCKSASHRWLERINQRLAYSWFQASLLISLTFLAVMVATILMGNNSYFLQQAWPILSAFIPFVGWGYMAIFLTWTQHHEHIGGAWLAEAGRDGFGAYLIHMPVLYGCFMPLYLSGVTNIWILGPSATILAIVLSFWGSHQLRNIPAIRRII, via the coding sequence ATGGAATCACTGATTCAAAATAAACAACGACATAGGAGACTTTTTTTCGATCAGATCAAAGCAATCATGATCACTTTGGTGATCGCTTCCCATACTGTTCTACTCGCAAGCCTGTCGTCCAAAGGAGTCGGCCAACTCATCAAAGACGCACCACTATTCGAGGGATTCAATCTTTGGTTTGTCTGGGTATGCAATACATTTTTCATGAACATCTTATTTTTAATATCTGGATATCTTTTGCCGCAATCGATTCAAAAACAAGGCCTTAAGAAATTTGTCAAAAACCGTCTAATTCGCCTTGGAATTCCTTTAAGCTTAAGCATAATCTTGATCAACAATATTTTACCAATTGGCGGATTACTTGTACCCGATAGCCCTGCATTCGACCAGGTCTTTACAAGCCTCCCTCTCAACAGAATCGGACCACAATGGTTTCTACTGGTCTTGATTATTTTCAATGCGATGTATTGCCTATGGGCATGGCTACGCAACACTAAATTTTCAATCAATCAGAATACACCCGTTCCAGGATGGAGATCTTGGCTCATCAGTGCCGTCATTCTTGGAATAATAGAGATGGGAATGAGCCATTTCTCAAACCTTTGGATCAACCTGAAGGAGACGAACCTGGATGGGCTGGGATATCAAGGTATGCACCTCTTCACCTATGGATTTCTCTTTGCCGTTGGCTGCAAATCAGCATCCCATCGTTGGCTTGAACGGATCAATCAACGTTTGGCATATTCATGGTTTCAAGCCTCACTGTTAATTAGCTTGACCTTTCTTGCCGTCATGGTTGCCACAATTCTGATGGGCAACAATTCCTACTTTCTTCAGCAGGCATGGCCAATCTTATCGGCCTTCATTCCATTCGTAGGCTGGGGGTATATGGCTATTTTTCTGACTTGGACTCAGCACCATGAGCACATTGGCGGAGCGTGGTTGGCCGAAGCAGGACGAGATGGCTTTGGCGCCTATTTGATTCACATGCCCGTCCTCTATGGATGTTTTATGCCCCTCTACCTGTCAGGTGTAACCAACATCTGGATCCTGGGCCCATCGGCCACGATTTTGGCCATCGTTCTGTCGTTTTGGGGAAGTCATCAATTACGAAACATTCCTGCCATCCGTCGCATCATCTAA
- a CDS encoding response regulator transcription factor, translated as MEYLVQSDRVREALEEVKGLLVGKTSMACMGDMLTLAAFSHAVPINHSLLGAYTTEREALTACQDRQPDLLYITEQLEQGYGINLALKVKNISPVTRVLLFLHRESQDVVREAIEANVDGIIFVHSIGQSADGDFLKSIRAIANGSSYYPKEVRTMAGYVKSIELAGLSDRESEVLEALCQGMSNKEMAEVLFVSPETIKSHVSTVIGKLGVKDRTQAVISAIRAGM; from the coding sequence GTGGAATACTTGGTTCAGTCAGATCGCGTGCGCGAAGCGTTGGAGGAAGTGAAAGGCCTGTTAGTAGGTAAGACTTCGATGGCTTGTATGGGAGATATGCTCACGCTGGCAGCCTTTAGTCATGCTGTTCCTATCAATCATTCACTCCTGGGTGCGTATACAACAGAACGAGAAGCGTTGACGGCTTGTCAGGATAGGCAGCCAGATTTGCTTTATATCACAGAACAATTAGAGCAGGGTTATGGTATAAATCTTGCCTTAAAAGTTAAAAATATTTCCCCAGTAACGAGGGTTTTATTGTTTTTGCACCGTGAAAGTCAAGACGTTGTGCGAGAAGCGATTGAGGCGAATGTTGATGGAATTATTTTCGTTCATTCGATTGGTCAAAGTGCTGATGGTGATTTTCTAAAGTCCATTCGAGCGATTGCGAATGGATCAAGTTACTATCCGAAAGAGGTGAGAACCATGGCTGGGTATGTGAAAAGTATCGAGCTTGCAGGATTATCAGACCGTGAATCAGAAGTTTTAGAAGCCTTGTGCCAAGGCATGAGTAACAAGGAAATGGCCGAAGTCTTGTTCGTCAGCCCCGAAACAATTAAAAGCCACGTGAGTACTGTAATTGGTAAGCTGGGCGTCAAAGATCGAACCCAAGCAGTGATTTCTGCCATACGCGCAGGGATGTAA